Within Sinorhizobium sp. RAC02, the genomic segment TCAATGCGCTGTCGATCGTTACCCACATCCTGCCGCGCCCCGCTTTCATCACCGCCGCCACGCTGGAATTCCCGGAAAACCGCGACGCACCGATCGCCGCCTCGATCACCTTCTCCGACGCCAAGGGCCTCGACCTCAAGGCGGATTTCGACTGGCGCCAGACGGGCAAGCAGAGCTGGGACATCGTCGCCCAGACCGAAGCGGGCGAAATGGTGCTGTCAGAAGGCGGCGCAAAACTCTCCATCGACGGCAAGCTGGTGCACGACGAGCCGGAGCAGGAATATCCCATGCTCTACAAGCGCTTCGCCGAGATCGTGAAGGCCGGAAAATCCGACGTCGACCTCGCGCCGCTGCGCCATGTCGCCGATGCCTTCATGCTGGGACGGCGCAAGTTCGTCGAAGCATTTCACGATTGACGTCAGGCGCGCACGTTCAATCATCCGTATCCGGATCGAAGAATTTGCGCCATTCCCCACCAACCGCAGTTCGCTCGGCAGAGTAATCGACCTCAAGGGCCGGAATGACGTCCTCGAGGGAGGGATCGCGGTCCACGAGATGCCGCCAGTGCAGGATGCGCAGCGTCTCGTCGTCTTCATCGTGGCTGTGATCCGTATGGCCGCACAGCAAGACCCAATCACCGCCGCTGCGAGACACGACCAACACGCTGTCGCCATCCTCAACGACATGCGTGCAGGAAATGCACAGGGTGCTTCGGTCCGGCGCAGCACCTTCCCGCTCCTCCTGCTCCCCGAGGCGGGACGCCGCATCATACGCTGGCAACGCATCCAGAATCTGGTGGTATCGGGCACTATCGATGCCGGTGCGCTGCTCGATCGCGAGCGTGCTCTGGTCGCGCTCCGAAAGCCTGAAGAGCGGGCGCTGCGTCGCGTTGCGAAACTGGATGTCGACCGGCGCGTGCAGCGACGAGACATAGCCGGGCAGGCTGTTGGCCAGCGTTCCTGAGTATTGCGGTTCAGACGAACCGTCAGCATCATAAAATTCGAGATAGCGCTGGAAGACCGCGACATCGACCTCGGCCCAGACACCCCAGCCGAAATCGCTCCCCATGTCCGGCAACGGCACCGATAACAGCCCACGAATGAAATGCCGTTCGCCATACTGGCACAAGTCATCCGTGAAGCGGGCCGCCTCTTCACGCCCGGGCGCCGGTATCGCCCACACATCGTCGGGAAGCTTGAACGCCCAATCCGTCGGCAGCCCGTCGTGGGACTGCCCGCAGGTGGCGCAAACAAAATGGCCGCTCATCTCATCGCTCCTAGAAAGACAGGGGGCAGGTCGCATCACGGCTCCTCGCGCCACATATCGTCATCATCGGCGAAGTACAGCAGCATCCCGCCCCTCAACGAGAGAAGCGCGGCAAGGTCGGCTTTCGGGACAGCGTCGGGCAAGCCCAGGGTGAAGCTCTCCGGCTGTCGTCCGTCGAGCAGGGCCACGGCGGCGGCCAGCCAGCGGTTGCCGATGCCGCGTAACGCTTCGCGCGGGTGGCGCTGCGGCCCGCAGGTAACGTAGTCGTTCGGCACGTCGTCGCCGGATATCGCCCACCAGCCGACGAAGCCTGGTCGCTTGAGGCTCTCCACCGCCCACAGCGCGGCGTGCGGATAAACGTCCCATGCCGGCCATTCGCCGACCTCGCCGTGTGCGAGGCGTTGGCGACCCAGATAGTCGAGCACGCCTCTTCGCTGGCTGTCACACCAAAGCTCGAACTTCTGCTCGTCCTCATCCATCCCGAACCTCTTCGATCCTTCCGCCCGGCGGGTCGGATGCCTATCTTTTCTCGACGGAAGCCTTGAGGGCTGCATCGATCTCGGCGAATGCTTCGGGCGCATACTCACGCTCGCGACGCAGGAAGTCCGCATGCCTGTCGGCGAATGCCGCCACATCCTTCAACGTTTCCGGATAGGGCTCGCCCAGGCTCCAAAACAGGAAGCCGTGGCCGACCAGGGCTTCGACCTTGGCCCACTGCCCGACATCGGACCGCTTGGGCGGCCTGAACTTGCGGCCGAGCCCTATGCTCGGGCCGCCACAACTTGGACAAGGCAGAACGGCGGCAGCTTTACTGGATCGCTTGAAGCTCACGCGACAGGAAAAGCAGGCATAGGGATGCAGATAGGCCGATTGCGCCTGCACGGGTTTTTGCGCCGGGGGCATCACGACACCTCCCGAAATTTCGGCAGTTGATGAAACGGATCGACCGGGCCGCTGTCGCGGACGAGTGTCGCGACAATTTTCAGGCCGCCGCCCGACCGCAGCGAAACGAGCTGACCAAGATAGGTCCCGTTCCCGATCGGCAACGTCACCCCAGCGCCGAGGTTCTCCGCCGCGCCGAAAAGGACGCGCCCGGTGGCGACCGTCAACCGGAAAGGCGGCAGCGTCTCCATGACCCTTTTGTACTCCCGCGGAACCAGGAAAGGTTCGTCGCAATCCAGGTGCCGCAAGGCCACGGAACAGGGCCCATCAGCGCCGGTTCCCGCGATGAGATACCGGCCCGCATTGGCAGCATCGAGGGCGGCTTGCATGTCCCACCAGCCTTCTGGCAACGCCCCGTCGGCAACGGCAAGCGACGCGGTTTCGGTTCGCACACGTTTCGCCTTCGTCTCCCCGAGGACGGGAAGCTTGGAAAAGCCAAGCCGATCCATGCGGATCGCTGCGAGTTGCGTCATGAGGGTATTGGTGTCGCAAAAAGCGTTGCTCGCGCGCCGGGCAAGACGAAGCACCGATTGGAGGGCCTGTATGTCCGCATCCGTGAGACGCTCGGCGCCCAGAACCGCCTGCCTGCCCAGCCCAAGCGCCTGCCGGCACTGGCGCATGCGCAGTCTGGCGTCGCTTTCGGCCTCTATGGTCAGGCTCAGTTGTTCACACGCATCCGCGATCCGGTATTCCGCCATTGGCGATCACCTCATCACTCCCGAAGGCACCGTAGTTAGCGAAAACGGGTTAATTTTGCGGATGGTGCGTCCCGGCTTGCCGGAAAAATCGGGAGGAGCGCCAATTGCCCTGCACTGCCGGTCGCAGGGTCTCAGGCCTTCTTGACCCAGCGCCCGTCGCTGTTCTGCTGCCAATAGGTCAGCTGATGCCCCTCGCCTTTCAGGCGTTTCCAGTGTTCGCGCGCCCTCTCCACTTCAGCCTGGTCGTAGCCGTCGAACATGAAGATGACGCGTTCATAGGCATCGAGCGGCGGTGGTTCCGCACCAGCGATCAGGAAGCGGACATTGGCCGCGTTGGCATTGTCCGGCGTTGTCGTCAGCAGCACGGGCTGGTCGGCGGGAAAGCCCTGCTCGTCCGTGCCGTGCGGCAGAAAACTGTCCTCGCGAAAGGTCCACAGATGCGTGTCGAGCGCATCGCGCCGCTCCGCGTCGCCCGCCTGGACGACGACGCGCCAGCCGCGCTCGAGGCTCTTGTCGAGGAGC encodes:
- a CDS encoding DUF2199 domain-containing protein codes for the protein MSGHFVCATCGQSHDGLPTDWAFKLPDDVWAIPAPGREEAARFTDDLCQYGERHFIRGLLSVPLPDMGSDFGWGVWAEVDVAVFQRYLEFYDADGSSEPQYSGTLANSLPGYVSSLHAPVDIQFRNATQRPLFRLSERDQSTLAIEQRTGIDSARYHQILDALPAYDAASRLGEQEEREGAAPDRSTLCISCTHVVEDGDSVLVVSRSGGDWVLLCGHTDHSHDEDDETLRILHWRHLVDRDPSLEDVIPALEVDYSAERTAVGGEWRKFFDPDTDD
- a CDS encoding DUF4826 family protein, translated to MDEDEQKFELWCDSQRRGVLDYLGRQRLAHGEVGEWPAWDVYPHAALWAVESLKRPGFVGWWAISGDDVPNDYVTCGPQRHPREALRGIGNRWLAAAVALLDGRQPESFTLGLPDAVPKADLAALLSLRGGMLLYFADDDDMWREEP
- a CDS encoding DNA polymerase III subunit chi → MSEVLFYHLTESKLEDALPPLLDKSLERGWRVVVQAGDAERRDALDTHLWTFREDSFLPHGTDEQGFPADQPVLLTTTPDNANAANVRFLIAGAEPPPLDAYERVIFMFDGYDQAEVERAREHWKRLKGEGHQLTYWQQNSDGRWVKKA